A region of the Paracoccaceae bacterium genome:
CAGCCCCATCAGCATCTCGGGGTCCACCGTGCGGGCGCGCGGCTCCAGCACGATGCGCAGGTCCTCGGCGCTCTCGTCGCGCACATCGGCCAGCAGCGGCACCTTCCGCGTCACGATCAGCTCGGCCAGCCGCTCGATCAGCCGCGACTTCGCCACCTGGTAGGGGATCTCGGTGATCACGACCTGCCAGGCACCGCGCCCCAGATCCTCGACATGCCAGCGGGCGCGCAGCCGGAACGCGCCGCGGCCCGTGCGATAGGCCTCGCGGATGCTCTCGGGCGGTTCCACCAGCACCCCGCCGGTGGGGAAATCGGGGCCGGGCACCAGGTCGGCCAGGGCGTCGTCGGCGATCTCCGGATCGCGGATCAGCGCCAGGCAGGCATCGACCAGCTCGTGCAGGTTGTGCGGCGGGATGTTGGTGGCCATGCCCACCGCGATGCCCGACGCGCCGTTGGCCAGCAGGTTCGGAAAGGCCCCGGGCATGACCACGGGTTCCTCCAGCGTGCCGTCGTAGTTCGGCCGGAAGTCCACCGCATCCTCGGCCAGCCCCTCCATCAGGGTCTCGGCGATCGCGGTCAGGCGGGCCTCGGTGTAGCGGCTGGCCGCCGGGTTGTCGCCGTCGATGTTGCCAAAGTTGCCCTGCCCGTCGACCAGCGGGTAGCGCAGGTTGAAGTCCTGCGCCAGCCGCGCCATCGCGTCATAGATCGCGGCATCGCCATGCGGATGGTAGTTGCCCATCACGTCGCCCGAGATCTTGGCCGACTTGCGGAACCCGCCCGCGGGCGACAGGCGCAGCTCGCGCATCGCATGGAGGATGCGGCGGTGCACCGGCTTCAGCCCGTCGCGGGCATCGGGCAGCGCGCGGTGCATGATCGTGGACAGCGCATAGGTCAGATAGCGCTCGCCGATGGCGCGGCGCAGCGGTTCGGCCAGGTCCGCGGGCGCGGCCCCGGACCTGTCGGGCCCGGGCGTGTCGGGCCCGGGCGTGTCGGGCGGGGGGCTGTCGGGCCCGGGAGTGTCAGGCGGGGGGCTGTCGGGCGGGGCGGGCATGGCGGTGGTGTAAGGCGCGGGCGCGGACCGGTCCAGTGCGGATTGCGCGCCGCGGGCCCGGACCCCGCACCGCGGGCCCCGCGGCACGGTCCGGGGTCCGCTTCGGGAGGCCGTTCCGGGGCGGCCACCCGGCGGCGCGCCCCGGGGGGCGCACGGCGGGCATTCGGGGGTCCGCTCGGGGCATGCTCGGGGGGGGCCGTCGCAGCCTGCCGCTTTTTTGGCCCGCCGCGCCGCGAAAGCATGGTAAACGAACGGAAATCGTCCGGAATCGGTTGCCGCCCATGGTCAGACTGCTCAGCCTTCTCGCCGCCGCGATGTTCCTGGTCCTGCTGATCGGGGGCCGCGACCACGGCCAGGCGCGCTTCGGCCTGGCCGGGCATTACGCCCCCGAGGCCTATGCCGACCTGCCCCCCGCACGCCCCGCCCCCGCCGCCGTCCCCGCAGCCCGCGCCCCCGAACCGGCGCCCGGCCGCCTCGCCGCAAGCCTCACCCCCGCAAGCTTCACCCCCGCCACACCGCCCGCCGCCACACCCCCGGCAGCCGCACCCGCCGCCACCGCGCCCACCGCCGACCCCCTCCCCCTCCGCTACGTCTCCGCAAACGCCGTCAACGTCCGCCAGGGACCCTCCACCACCGAACCCGTCATCGGACGCCTCACACGAAACGAGGCCGTAACCGTCGTCGAAAACCCCGAAAACGGATGGGTCCTCATCAAGATCGAAGGCGACGGAATCCAGGGATACGTCGCTGAAAGACTCCTCTCAAAGCCACAGCCGTGATGCCTGATCTCCGTCCGCCGAAGACGGGACGATTGCCCTAGACGGCGCGTTCGAAGGTGAGCGAGGTCGGCCGGTCATGGCCCGGGTGCGCGCTCGCGGTGGTCTGCTGAAAGCCCAGGGCGCGGAAGGTCGCGTGGTTCTCGACCAGTTCCACCCGGGTCTGCAGGCGCAGGCGCGGCAATCCCAGGGCGCGCGCCCGGAGGGCGGCCAGGCCGATCAACTGGCGGGCGAGGCCGCGCCGCTGAACAGCCGGATCGACGGCAAGCTTGTGCAGATACAGGGCATCGGGCTCTGGCGTGAGGAAGATGCAGGCCACCGCGGGCTGTCCGACCACCCAGACCTCGCCGTCCCTGGCCTGCCGGGCGATGTCGGTGGCGGTCAGGCGATGCATGGACGAGGGCGGGTCGATCCGGCCCTCCATCCCGGCGAAGGCCCGGCGGATCAGGGACAGGAGGGCGGGCCAGTCATGCGGATCGGTCGCGCGTTCGGGGGTCATGGCGCCATGAAAGCGCGGCAGGGGCGGCAGGACAAGGGGCGGGCCCTGCGGCCCGCCCCGTCGGGATCACTCCGCAGCCACCGCATGCGCGGCCGGCGCGGGGCGGAAGTGGCGGCGGTTCAGCACCAGCACCAGGGCGATCATCGCGATCTGGAAGGCCAGGGCGATGCCGGAGAGCACCCAGTAGGCCGCCCCGAACTTGGCGATCACGCCCGCCCCGACCAGGCCCTTGTTGATCCAGAACTGCATCAGCACGCTGGCGGCGACGCCCGGGCAGACAAGGGCATAGGAGCCGACCGAGGTGTCCGCACCGGTCAGGAAGCGCGCGGCGTAGCCCTGCCGGGCAAGCACGGCGAGACCTGCGAGACCGAAGGCCAGTTGCACCGCGATCAGCCGGGTCAGCAGGACCAGGCTTTCGCCCGGTTCGGCGTGGACGCCGAAGTGGGTGTGCAGGCCATGGTCGAGGCGCAGCATCAGGATGCCCAGCACCGTGGCCAGGGGCACCACGATCAGCAGCGTGGGCGCGGTCTCGGCATTGGCGCCGTGCTGCAGCATCGATGCGATGCCCAGCACCACGGCAATCGCCGCGAGCGTCAGCGACAGGACAAGAAAGATCGTCGCCAGCACGACCGAGACTGCGGCGGTTGCCGGGTTGGCCGACAGCGCGGCCGGGGCTGACAGGCCGACACCCACCATGGCAAGGGCGAAGGCAGGCAGAACCTGCGCGAAGGAGTTGTTCGCCGCCCAGTCGAAGCCGCCTTTCGTGGTGGCCCGGGCCAGGAACCGGCCGATCTGGCGCAGGGCAAGGATGCCGGTGGCCGCGAAGGCGGCCATGGCCAGCGGGAACAGCCATTCGACCACCCCCCAGAGGCCGGGCACGAAGACCATGCCCAGGATGAAGCCGACGTTGATCGACATGGCCAGGGCCAGTGGCAGCGCCGTCATCTGCGTCTCGGCATTCGATGACATCAGTCGCGCCTGCGCCTCGGTTCCCCGGAATCGCGACAGCTGGCCGAGGTTCCAGATCAGCAGGCGGATGTTCAGGTACGCGAAGGCGGCGATGCCGAGGGCGGCCGCCACGATCATCGCGCGCATCGGGACGGACCCCGAAGCGAAGGCGCGCGCGATGTCCTCATAGAGCGGAACGGGCTGCGCCGGATGCGGCACCCACATGTAGAGCCACATGAAGAACGTGGCGACCAGGCCACCGGCACCGACGGAGGCGAGGAAGTAGAGCGGCGACCAGCGGTCGGCGGGGCGGGCGGCAGGGGAGGGCATGGCGATCTCCATCAAATTCTGTAATCAGAATATGAACCAGACGGTTCAGATTGCAATGCCCTGGAAGCGGCTGCGGCGGCGTGCCGCAACGCGCGCCGCGATCCTCAACATCTTGGGGACAACTTGGCGCCCGAAACCAGATGGAGGGCAGAGTGGTTGACTCGCGCACGGGCCGGCCCGACGATGCAGGATCGAAGGGAGCCGAGCCCGATGCGATTCACCCGCCTGCGCCTGAATGGCTTCAAGAGCTTCGTGGACCCCACGGACCTGATCATCCACGAGGGGCTGACGGGTGTGGTGGGGCCGAACGGCTGCGGCAAGTCGAACCTTCTGGAAGCGATGCGCTGGGTCATGGGCGAGAACCGGCCGACCGCGATGCGTGGCGGCGGAATGGAGGACGTGATCTTTGCCGGGGCGGCCACGCGGCCCGCGCGCGCCTTCGCCGAGGTGGCCCTGGTCATCGACAATGGCGAACGGCTGGCGCCTGCCGGTTTCAACGACCAGGACCAGATCGAGATCGTACGGCGGATCACCCGGGATGCCGGCTCTGCCTATCGCGCCAACGGCAAGGAAGTGCGGGCGCGTGACGTGCAGATGCTGTTCGCCGATGCCTCGACCGGGGCGCATTCGCCGGCCCTGGTGCGGCAGGGCCAGATTGCCGAGCTGATTTCGGCCAAGCCCAAGTCCCGGCGGCGCATCCTGGAAGAGGCAGCGGGCATCTCGGGGCTCTATGCCCGCAGGCACGAGGCGGAACTGCGGCTGTCCGCCACCGAGACCAACCTGGCACGGGTGGATGACGTGCTGGGCGCGCTGTCGGAACAGATCGCGACCCTGACCCGGCAGGCCCGGCAGGCGGCGCGCTATCGCGAGATCGGTGAGGCGTTGCGGCGGGCCGAGGGGATGCTGCTGTACCGCCGGTTCCGCGAGGCCGATGCAGCCGTGGCCGAAGCCGAGGGCGGCCTGCGTGCGCGCCTTGTGGCGCTTGGCCAGGCCGAGACGGCGGCACGGGCGGCGATGGCGGCCCGCGAGGCGGCCGAAGATGCGCTGCCTCCGCGCCGCGAGGAAGAGGCGATCGCAGCAGCCGTGGTGCAGCGGCTGGTCGTGGCACGCGAGACGCTGGCCGCACAGGCCGCGCAGGCGCGGGCCGCCATCGAGGCGCTGCGCGGACGGATCGCCCAGCTTGACCGTGATGCCGATCGGGAATCCGGGCTGAACCGTGATGCGGGCGAGATGATCGCGCGGCTGGAATGGGAGGCCGACGCGCTGACCCGGGCCGCCGAGGGCGAGGAGGAGCGGATCGCCGAGGCGGCCGAGATGGCGCGCGAGGCGGGCGCCGCCCTGGCCGAGGCGGAGGGCGGGCTTGCCCGGATGACCGAGGATGCCGCGCGGCTGGCCGCACGGCACCAGTCGGCCGCCCGCATGCTGTCGGACGTGCGGGCGACACTGGCGCGTGCCGAGACCGAGACGGCGCGGGCGGCCGAGGCGGAACGCGCCGCCGGCCTTGCGGTCGAGCGCGCGGCCGAGGCACAGGCCGAGGCGGTCGAGGCGCATGAGGCGGCCGTGGCCCTGGCCGAAGAGACCGAGATGGCCCTGGCCGAGGCAGAGGGCGCGCGGGCCGAAACGGCGGGCCGCGAGGCCGAGGCGCGCGCGGCCCGGTCGTCAGCCGAGGGCGAGGCGCAGGCGCTGCGGTCGGAAGTGGCGGCGCTTGCGCGGCTGGTGGCGCGCGAGGCGCAGGCTGGCCATCAGGTGATTGACGCGCTGTCCGTGGCACCCGGATACGAGGCAGCTCTGGGGGCCGCCCTCGCCGACGATCTTCGGGCGCCGGAAGTTCCGGGCGACGAACGGTCGGGCTGGGTGGCTCTGCCACCCTACGATGCGGCCCCGGACCTGCCCGAGGGGGCAGAACCGTTGGCCCGGCATGTGGCGGCCCCCGCCGTGCTGGCAAGGCGGCTTGCGCAGGTCGGGGTGGTGCCGCGCGGGCGCGGAGCGGCGATGCAGGCGGCGCTGCGCCCGGGCCAGCGGCTTGTGTCGGTGGACGGCGACCTGTGGCGTTGGGACGGGTTCCGCATCGCGGCAGAGGATGCCCCGTCGGCCGCAGCCGAGCGCCTGCGCCAGATGAACCGGCTGGTCGGGCTGAAGCGCGATCTCGAGGAGGTCGCGGCACGGGCCGCCGGGGCCGCGCAGGCGCATGAGACGCTGGCCCGCCGCATCGAGATGCTGGCGCAGGCCGAGAGGATGGCGCGCGAGGCGCGGCGCGGCGCGGATGCGCGGGTGGCCGAGGCGAACCGGGCCTTGGCGCGGTCCGAGGCCGACCGGTCGATTGCCGAAGGACGGCAGGAGGGCGCGCGGCTGGCCGTGGCCCGGTTCGGTGAAGAGGCCGAGGATGCCCGCGCAAGGCTGGACGAGGCGACGGCCGCTGCCGACGACCTGCCGCCGCTGGACGACGCGCGCGCCGGGGTCGAGGCCGCCAAGGCGACCGTCGAGGCCGCGCGGATCGCCATGATCGCGCGGCGCACCGCAGAAGGCGAGGCGCGGCGCGATGCCGAGGCCCGGCGCAAGCGGCGGCAGGATGTGGCGCGCGACCTGACGGGCTGGAAGGAACGGCTGGCCACCGCCGAAAGGCGCGCGCAGGAACTGGCCGATCGCCGGGCGGCCACGGTCGCGGAACTGGATGATGCCATGGCCGCCCCCGAGGAGATCGCGGCGAAGGCCGACGAGCTTGCCGATGCCATGGCCGATGCCGAGGCCCGGCGCGCCCGGGCTGCGGATGCGCTTGCCGAAGCAGAGGCCGCGTTGCGCATGGTGCAGACCGCCGAACGCGAGTCCGAGCGCGCCGCAGGCGAGGCGCGCGAGGGGCGCGCGCGCGCCGAGGCCCGGGTGGATGCAGCGCGCGAGGTCCGTGCGGCGGCGGGGCTGCGCATCCGCGAGGTCGCCGACATGACGGTGGATCAGCTGCTGTCCAGCCTGCGCGCTGATCCCGACGCGATGCCGGATGCCGAAGCGCTCGAGATCGAGGTGGCGCGGCTGAAGCGGCAGCGCGAGGCCCTGGGCGCCGTGAACCTGCGGGCCGAGGAGGATCTGGCGCAGGTGGGGGCGGAACACGATACCCTGGCCACAGAAAAGACCGATCTGGAAGAGGCGGTGGCAAAGCTGCGCGCCGGTATCGCCGGGCTGAACCGCGAGGGGCGCGAGCGTCTGCTGACCGCGTTCGAACAGGTGAACGGGAACTTCGGAACGCTGTTCACCACGCTGTTCGGCGGTGGCGAGGCGCGGCTGGTGCTGGTGGAAAGCGACGACCCGCTGGAGGCGGGGCTGGAAATCATGTGCCAGCCTCCGGGCAAGAAGCTGTCGATCCTGTCGCTGCTGTCGGGTGGCGAGCAGACGCTGACGGCCATGGCGCTGATCTTTGCCGTCTTCCTGGCCAATCCCGCGCCGATCTGCGTGCTGGACGAGGTCGATGCGCCACTGGACGACGCCAATGTGACGCGGTTCTGCGACCTTCTGGACGAGATGACGCGGCGCACCGACACGCGGTTTCTGATCATCACGCATCATGCAGTTACCATGGCGCGGATGGACCGCCTGTTCGGCGTGACCATGGCGGAACAGGGCGTCAGCCAGTTGGTCAGCGTTGACCTGCGACGGGCCGAGGCGATGGTGGCCTGAGTGTCCGCGCGATGTCGCCCGCCCCGTTGCCGCGCCGAGGCTGCGCGGCGGATGGGTATCGCGGACCTGAACGCCTGTGCCGCCAGATCTCCGGAGCGATGCTGAGCCTCGGTCCGGACGCGCGGCGCGGCTATGGGCAACCCAGCTTCGTCAACCGGTCGCCCAGGCCCACCTCTCCATCCGCGACGACGGCGCAGAGGATGCCGCGCAGGCGCAGCGCGGGGTGGCCGGGGGCGGTGATCCAGGCCTTGGCATCCGCGCCATAGCGCGCCTTCCACTTGACGCAGCCGTCGTTGAAGATTGCCGAGACGCGCAGCACCGCCGTCCCGGCGCGCAGCCGCATGCCGGTGGGCAGGTTCGCCTCGGTCATGTCCAGGTCTGCCACAAGAGGATCGCCCGGATGGGGCACCGCATCGCCGGGGTGCCAGACCAGATCGAGCACGCGGGCGGGCAGGATCGAGACCTGGATGTCGGGGTCCGGGTTGCCATCCGGCAGGCGCAGCCATGGCATCGTCAGCCATCGGTCGCCCGGAATGCCCTGGGCGCGCGTCAACCGCAGGCGATCGGGAAACACCCGCAGGCCGATGCCGGGGCGCGTGCACAGCAGCGTGACCGGGCCGGCATCGCGCGGTGCGGCCAGCACATGCGGCAGGGCCATCGCAAGCGTCCTGGCCGAGGGTGTCATCGGGTGATCAGACCAGGACCAGATCGGCGGCGGTCAGCACCGGCGCCCCGGCGAGAACCGCAATCTGCACCGACGCCCCGCCGCCCACGCCGTCCGAGTCGAAATACAGAAGGCCGGTCGTGGTTTCATAGACGAACTGCGCGCCGGTGCCGCTTGCCACATCATGGGAAAGCGGCGCGGCACCCCCCGGTGCCAGATAGAACCAGTGCGCCGCAAGCTCGATCCGGTCGCCTTCGATGCCAGAGAAGTCCTCGATGAGGTCGGGTTGGCCGTCGGGCCTGCCGAAGACGAACGTATCCGCACCCGCCCCGCCCGCCATGGTGTCGAGCCCCTGCGCCCCCGACAGGCGGTCGTTGCCGTCCCCCCCGAACAGCTGATCATTGCCGCGACCGCCGCGCAGCACATCGTTGCCACCCATGCCCGACAGGATGTCGTCCCCGTCGTTGCCGTCCAGCTTGTCGCGCAGGTCGCCGCCGGTCAGGCTGTCGCGATAGTAGCTGCCGCCCAGCCAGTAGCGCTCGAAGTTCAGGATGGTCGAACCGAACCCGTCGGTGACGACCGGCCCCGAGGCATCGAATGCAAATCCGGTACCCGAGCCACCGGCATTCAGGACCGCGCGCAACTGGTCATTGCCAGCCCCGCCATCCAGATGGTTCACCGACCCTGCGAGATAGGCGACATGGTCGTTTCCTGCCCCGGCATCCACCGTGTTCGCACCGCCCAGCACCACGATCTCGTCGTTCAGCCTGCCGCCGGTGATGCTGTCGTCGCCGTTGCCGGTCGTGATGTAGAGTTGTTCGACGCTTCGCAGCGTGATGACGTGCGGTCCCGCCACAAACCCGGACGAGACGCTGCCCGACACCGCATGCCCGATGTTGTTCCAGAACAGCCAGAACAGATCGGTTCCGGTGCCGCCGTGAAAATACGCACTGGTCTGTTCGCCGACATACATCCGGTCATTGCCCTGTCCGCCATAGGCACGGTCGATCCCGGCGCCGGAAAAGGAATAGATCGCGAAGCTGTCGTCGCCGGCATCGCCATACAGCCGGTCATTGCCGGGGCCGCCCTCGATGCGGTCATTGCCGTCGCCGCCATAGATCGTGTCGCGACCCGTATCGCCGAACAACTGGTCGTTGCCGTCGCCGCCCTCGATCAGGTCATTGCCGCCATAGCCGTTGATCTGGTCGTCGCCACCGTAGCCGATGACGTGGTCCGCCTCGTTGGTGCCGGGCAGGGTGTCGCCTTCAGCTGTGCCGTCGATGGGATTGAGGGGCATGATTCTCGCCAGGTGATCAAAATACTGGCGAAAATAGCATGGCCCCGGCGATGCGTTAATCCCTCATCTCACAGCCGCGCATCAAGCTCTGCCACCTTGCTGCGCAGGTGCAGGTCACATTCGAACAGCGCCCCGGCGGCGCGCAGGTCCGCCAGCACGGCGGGGTGGGCAACCTGTGTCCGATCATAGAAGGCCGCAACCTCGGCCTCGGTCGCGGTGCCGAGAAAGGCCATCAGCGGCAGGTTGAACGAATAGGCGCCCCGGGTGCGCCGGAAGGCCAGCCGCGCATGCCACGCCGCCGGATCCTGTGCGTGGAAATGCAGCAGCCGGATATCGGCTGAAAAGGCCCCGCCGTTCATCTTCTCGCCGTTCATCACCGCCGTATGGATGCGCGGTTGCAGGCCGGGCACGCCGGTGCGGTAGAAGCACTTTCCGACGGCGTGGCTCAGCGATCCGGCGGCCAGCAGGTCGGCATGATCGCCAAAGGCGGCGCGGCGCAGTGCCTCCATCTCGGGGCCGCGCATCGGGCCGCGGAAGTGGCGGGCGGTGAAGATGTCATCGGGCAATGCCGGGTCGTGCAGCGCCTCCCAGGGTGCCATGCGAAGAAGCGGCCGGTCGCGTTGCACCGCCGCCAGCACCTCCGCCACCGGGCGGGCGGGGCAAAGGAACTCGTCCACGTCGATGTGGGCGATCCAGGGCAGGTGCGCGGTGGCATAGACCCGCTCGGCGTTGCGCGACTGGCGCAGCTGATGCTTGCCCGGACGACGGCCGATCAGACCCTGCCAATAGGCATCATCGCAGCGGATCGCGGTGACGCGGGGCAGGCGCGCGGCACGGTCGGCCGCGGGATCGGCGGGATCATCGAAATGCAGCCAGATTTGCGACGCGCCAAGCGACAGATGATGCGCCACGAAGGCCAGCACCTGATCGGCGGGCGCCTTGACGGTGGCAACCAGTCCCCAGCCGGTCATAGCCGATCGAGCAGCGCCCGGGTCGGCCAACCGTCCGCGGGCAGACCCGCGCGCAGCTGCTCTTTCTGCACCGCCGCGCGTGTCAATGCGCCCAGGATGCCGTCGACCGCCCCCACATCATGCCCGCGCGCCTTGAGCTTTTGCTGAAGGCTCTTCATCTGGTCGCCCGACAGTTGCGGGTCCGGACTGCCGGGCTGGAACACCGGCGCGCCTTCGAGCCGCGTTGCGAAATAGGCGGCGGTTGTCACGTAGACGAAGCTCTTGTTCCAGTCGAACAGCACCCGGTAGTTCGGATAGGCAAGGAACGCCGGACCCTTCCGCCCCTCCGGCAGCAGCAGCGACGCACGCAGGCTGCCCGGGATCGACCCGTCGCGCGCCCTTACCCCCATGCGCGACCAGTCCGCCCCCGACAGCTGCGTATCGAGGCCCGATTTCGACCAGTCGAGGTCGGCGGGCACCGTCACCTCCTGCAGCCAGGGCTCGCCCGCACGCCAGCCGTGGTGTTGCAGCATCCGGGCCGCCGACAGAAGCGCATCGGGCGCCGAGGTCTTCAGGCTGACACGACCATCGCCATCGCCATCGACGCCGCGTTCCAGGATGTCGCCCGGCAGCATCTGCACCATGCCGATCTCTCCTGCCCAGGCGCCGGTGGTGGTGGCCGGATCGAGCATCCCGCGTTTCCACAACTGCGCGGCGGCAATGATCTGTGGCTGAAACAGGCCGGGGCGGCGGCAGTCATGGCCAAGCGTGACAAGCGCGTTGACCGTGTTGAAATCGCCCTGCACCGCGCCGAAATCGGTCTCGAAAGCCCAAAAGGCCAGAAGGATGCCGTGCGACACGCCATAGTCGCGCCGCGCCCGGTCAAACACCGCACGATGCTTCTTCAGGTTCGCGGCACCGTTGTTGATGCGGCTCTGGCTGATCAGCATCCGCGAGAACTCGGTAAAGCTGCGGCGGAACACACCCTGAGACCGATCGGCCTTGATCACCCGGTCATCCCGCTTGACCCCCCGGAAGAACCTGTCCGCCTCATCGCGCGTAAGGCCCGCGCGCATCACTTCGCCCTTCATCGCGTCGACAAAGGCAGGAAACGGGCCGCCACATGGGGCGGCGATCGCAGGAGCGGCAGAAAGAGCAAGGGAAATGGCAAGCGGGGCAAGGCGCATGGGAATGTCCGTCCGGTTTTTCGGCATGTTAGGCGCTGCGCCCCTTCCGGGGAAGGGAAAACGCGGCCGCCGGGGTCACGCCCGCGTCAGGTGCGCTCAGCGGCGGGACAGCCGTGCGACAAGCCGTGCGCGTGCCTCGGGCAGGCCGGGGCCGGGGCGCAGGGGCTCCATCTCGCGCAGCAGGAAATGACCCGTGATGGCAAGGCCCTGCAGGATCTCGGCCGGATCGGAGGCAAGACCCCGCCGAACCGCATCGGGCAGCGGCAGCAACCGGTCGGCCCAGTCGCCCGCGCCTGTCCGGCTGACCGCCCGGCCGGTCCGGGGGCTGACAAAGGCCAGATCGTCGCGCGATCCGGTGACGGCGCAGCTCCCGAGGTCCAGGCCGAAGCCCAGATCGGCGAGCAGCCGCATTTCCCAGGGCAGATAGGCGGGCAGGCCCGCCGTCCCCTCCGCAAGCCCGTCCAGCAACGCGGTGGTGTCTGACCAAAGCGCCGGATGCGCCTCGCGTTCGGGCAGGGCCATGCGCAACATCGCGCAGACCGCAGACAGGACGGCCAGCCGGTCGGCATCCGCCATGACAGAGGCACGCGACCGAAGCGGTTCCACCGTGAAGGCGCCCAGGTGATCGGACAGGCGCGCGCGCCACGCAACCGCCAGGTGCGCGCCCGGTTGCAGCACCGGTGCCATGCGGCGCCCCGCGCCGCCGCGCACCACGCCTGCATGGCGCCCATGCGCAAGCGTGAAGACCTCGACGATTGCCGAGGTTTCGCCATGCGGGCGCATGGCAAGCAGCGTGCCTTCGTCCTGCCAGTCCATGCGCGACCATCGCGCGGACCCGTGGGGCGGGCAAGAGGACGGCACCGTCGCATGAAACTTGCGCGAACCCGCCGCGTTCTGCGACCATTGCCTTCACCATGAAAGGTCCGCGCGATGTCGGCCACTGCCCGTCTTTCCGCCCTTGTGCTGTGCCTCGTGGCCGCGCTGTCGCTGGTCCTGCGCTTCCGGCTGTCGCTGGCGGCAGAGAACGGCGATGTCGTGGCGACCGTCTGGCGCATGGCGGGGTTCTTCACGGTGCTGACCAATGCCCTGGTGGCGGCGCATATGGCGGCGGTAGCGGCCGGCTGGCGGATCGGGGCATCGCGGGCGGCCGGGCTGCTGCTGGCGATCGGCGCCGTGGGGATCGTCTATCACCTGCTGCTGGCAGGGCTGTGGTCGCCCCAGGGCGCCGCGTGGTGGGCAGACCAGGGCCTGCATACCGCGGTGCCCGTCGGCATGGCCCTGTGGTGGGCGATCTTCGCGCCGAAGGGGCTGGCGTGGCGCGATCTGCCGGAATGGCTGGTCTATCCGGTGGTCTATGGAGTCTACGCCGTGGCGCGGGGCATCGCGACGGGGTTCTGGCCCTATCCGTTCCTGAACGCGGACAAGCTGGGCTGGCCTGCGGTGGCGGGCAACCTGGCGGGGATGGTCCTGGCGTTTGCCGTGCTGGGGGCGGCGATCCTGCTGGCGGCGCGGGGGCTATCCCGACAGCCCGTCCTCGTCCAGTAGGGTGCGGCCCGCGCGATCCTCGATCTCGATCAGCCAGAGGTCGCGGTCGCGCGATCGCGCGCGGGCAAGGGCCGCGTCGACTGCGGCCTCTTCTCCCTCGGCCAGAAGGGTCCACAGCCGTTCGCCGGTCATCGGGTCGAAGGATCGCTGGTAGGCCAGTGCGCGGCCGTCCAGCGTGGCGCATTTCACGACGACGGAACCCGAGGTCGCATCGCCGCGCGCGGTCACATAGACTGGAATCGCGGCCAGACGCAGCCGCGCCAGATAGGCCGAAACCCAGATGCCTGCGGCCAGCCGGGTCACTGCCGGGCTCCGGTGACGGTGTTCTTCATGTCCCGCGCCGCCATGTTGCGGATTGCCTGCAAGGCCCCGCCCGCCGCGTCCGCCCGTTCATCGGTGTCGTCGTCATGCTCGTGTCGAACGCCTCGGGGGTTGGCCCGCGAACCGGGCGGGCGTTGTCCGGTTCGTGCCGGGGCCACGCGCCGGGCGGCGCGGCTAGGCGTCGCCATCACGGAAATCGAGGCCCATCTCGGAATAGCGTTCGGCCTCGTCCAGCCAGCCCGGGCGCACCTTGACGGTCAGGAACAGATGCACCTCGCGGCCGAGGAACTCCTTGATATCCGCCCGGGCGGCCTGGCCGATGGCCTTGATCGTCTCGCCCCGGTTGCCCAGCACAATGCCTTTGTGGCCGTCGCGGGTGACATAGACGATCTGGTCGATACGGGCGGAGCCATCGGGCTTGTCCTCCCATTTCTCGGTCTCGACCGTCAGCTGGTAGGGCAGTTCCTCATGCAGGCGCAGCGTAAGCTTCTCGCGCGTCATCT
Encoded here:
- the smc gene encoding chromosome segregation protein SMC, whose translation is MRFTRLRLNGFKSFVDPTDLIIHEGLTGVVGPNGCGKSNLLEAMRWVMGENRPTAMRGGGMEDVIFAGAATRPARAFAEVALVIDNGERLAPAGFNDQDQIEIVRRITRDAGSAYRANGKEVRARDVQMLFADASTGAHSPALVRQGQIAELISAKPKSRRRILEEAAGISGLYARRHEAELRLSATETNLARVDDVLGALSEQIATLTRQARQAARYREIGEALRRAEGMLLYRRFREADAAVAEAEGGLRARLVALGQAETAARAAMAAREAAEDALPPRREEEAIAAAVVQRLVVARETLAAQAAQARAAIEALRGRIAQLDRDADRESGLNRDAGEMIARLEWEADALTRAAEGEEERIAEAAEMAREAGAALAEAEGGLARMTEDAARLAARHQSAARMLSDVRATLARAETETARAAEAERAAGLAVERAAEAQAEAVEAHEAAVALAEETEMALAEAEGARAETAGREAEARAARSSAEGEAQALRSEVAALARLVAREAQAGHQVIDALSVAPGYEAALGAALADDLRAPEVPGDERSGWVALPPYDAAPDLPEGAEPLARHVAAPAVLARRLAQVGVVPRGRGAAMQAALRPGQRLVSVDGDLWRWDGFRIAAEDAPSAAAERLRQMNRLVGLKRDLEEVAARAAGAAQAHETLARRIEMLAQAERMAREARRGADARVAEANRALARSEADRSIAEGRQEGARLAVARFGEEAEDARARLDEATAAADDLPPLDDARAGVEAAKATVEAARIAMIARRTAEGEARRDAEARRKRRQDVARDLTGWKERLATAERRAQELADRRAATVAELDDAMAAPEEIAAKADELADAMADAEARRARAADALAEAEAALRMVQTAERESERAAGEAREGRARAEARVDAAREVRAAAGLRIREVADMTVDQLLSSLRADPDAMPDAEALEIEVARLKRQREALGAVNLRAEEDLAQVGAEHDTLATEKTDLEEAVAKLRAGIAGLNREGRERLLTAFEQVNGNFGTLFTTLFGGGEARLVLVESDDPLEAGLEIMCQPPGKKLSILSLLSGGEQTLTAMALIFAVFLANPAPICVLDEVDAPLDDANVTRFCDLLDEMTRRTDTRFLIITHHAVTMARMDRLFGVTMAEQGVSQLVSVDLRRAEAMVA
- a CDS encoding GNAT family N-acetyltransferase; protein product: MTPERATDPHDWPALLSLIRRAFAGMEGRIDPPSSMHRLTATDIARQARDGEVWVVGQPAVACIFLTPEPDALYLHKLAVDPAVQRRGLARQLIGLAALRARALGLPRLRLQTRVELVENHATFRALGFQQTTASAHPGHDRPTSLTFERAV
- a CDS encoding calcium-binding protein codes for the protein MPLNPIDGTAEGDTLPGTNEADHVIGYGGDDQINGYGGNDLIEGGDGNDQLFGDTGRDTIYGGDGNDRIEGGPGNDRLYGDAGDDSFAIYSFSGAGIDRAYGGQGNDRMYVGEQTSAYFHGGTGTDLFWLFWNNIGHAVSGSVSSGFVAGPHVITLRSVEQLYITTGNGDDSITGGRLNDEIVVLGGANTVDAGAGNDHVAYLAGSVNHLDGGAGNDQLRAVLNAGGSGTGFAFDASGPVVTDGFGSTILNFERYWLGGSYYRDSLTGGDLRDKLDGNDGDDILSGMGGNDVLRGGRGNDQLFGGDGNDRLSGAQGLDTMAGGAGADTFVFGRPDGQPDLIEDFSGIEGDRIELAAHWFYLAPGGAAPLSHDVASGTGAQFVYETTTGLLYFDSDGVGGGASVQIAVLAGAPVLTAADLVLV
- a CDS encoding SH3 domain-containing protein yields the protein MVRLLSLLAAAMFLVLLIGGRDHGQARFGLAGHYAPEAYADLPPARPAPAAVPAARAPEPAPGRLAASLTPASFTPATPPAATPPAAAPAATAPTADPLPLRYVSANAVNVRQGPSTTEPVIGRLTRNEAVTVVENPENGWVLIKIEGDGIQGYVAERLLSKPQP